A DNA window from Chiloscyllium plagiosum isolate BGI_BamShark_2017 chromosome 9, ASM401019v2, whole genome shotgun sequence contains the following coding sequences:
- the fuca2 gene encoding plasma alpha-L-fucosidase isoform X2: MYSSWCLNGLLSLQLSLLSSSQAVPAPSWDIIDSRPLPPWYYWQKEKLKPYVEFMEKNYPPGFTYADFAPMFSASFFNATEWAELLSASGAKYVVLTSKHHEGFTLWGSKYSWNWNAVDSGPHCDLVGELAHAVRNRTKLRFGLYHSLFEWFNPDFLEDAANVFTTNKFPTTKSLPELYEIVNKYQPEILWSDGDGDAPDTYWNSTGFLDWLYNHSPVGKTVVTNDRWGYGTICKHGGYYTCTDRYNPGHLLAHKWENCMSIDRKSWGYRRDAKLSDYLSIEELVKTLVETISCGGNLLMNIGSTHDGRILPIFEERLRQMGQWLQVNGEAVYSTKTWRVQNDTITPGVWYTAGVEKGVVYAIFLTWPKLGMLVLGAPRVTAGETKVTLIGYPERLQWEKFGEQGLLVLLPRVNINQLPCQWAWSLKLSEAA, encoded by the exons ATGTACAGCAGCTGgtgcctgaatggcctcctctcgCTCCAGCTCTCACTGCTCTCCAGCTCTCAGGCCGTGCCAGCTCCGAGCTGGGACATCATTGACTCTCGGCCCCTGCCCCCCTG gtACTATTGGCAGAAAGAGAAACTGAAACCCTATGTTGAGTTTATGGAGAAAAACTATCCTCCTGGATTTACTTATGCAGACTTTGCCCCCATGTTCTCAGCTTCTTTCTTCAATGCAACTGAATGGGCTGAACTACTGAGTGCTTCAGGGGCCAAGTATGTTGTTCTGACTTCTAAACACCATGAAG GCTTTACACTGTGGGGATCAAAGTACTCATGGAATTGGAATGCAGTTGACTCAGGTCCTCACTGTGATCTCGTTGGAGAGCTGGCCCATGCTGTCAGAAACCGGACAAAGCTGAGATTTGGCCTGTACCATTCTCTCTTTGAATGGTTTAACCCAGATTTCCTGGAAGATGCTGCCAATGTGTTCACGACCAACAAGTTCCCCACAACCAAGAGCTTACCAGAGCTGTACGAAATCGTGAACAAATACCAGCCAGAAATTCTCTGgtctgatggagatggagatgcaCCCGACACCTACTGGAACAGCACTGGTTTCCTGGATTGGCTCTATAACCACAG CCCAGTTGGGAAGACGGTTGTAACTAATGACCGCTGGGGATATGGCACAATCTGCAAGCATGGTGGCTACTACACCTGTACTGATCGGTATAACCCTGGCCACCTGCTGGCTCATAAGTGGGAGAATTGCATGAGCATAGACCGGAAATCCTGGGGATACAGAAGAGACGCCAAACTCAGTGATTATCTTTCAATAGAAGAACTGGTGAAG ACCCTGGTTGAGACCATCTCCTGTGGAGGAAATCTCTTGATGAATATTGGCTCCACTCATGATGGACGGATACTCCCTATCtttgaggagaggctgaggcaGATGGGGCAGTGGCTGCAAGTAAATGGCGAGGCAGTATACAGTACAAAGACCTGGAGAGTGCAGAATGATACCATCACTCCTGGAGTCTG GTACACAGCTGGAGTGGAGAAAGGGGTGGTTTATGCAATATTCCTCACCTGGCCAAAACTAGGAATGCTGGTCCTTGGAGCTCCTCGTGTTACAGCAGGAGAAACAAAG GTAACCCTCATTGGATACCCCGAGCGTCTGCAGTGGGAGAAGTTTGGAGAGCAGGGTCTGCTGGTGCTACTACCCAGAGTCAACATCAACCAACTGCCGTGTCAATGGGCCTGGAGTCTGAAACTCAGTGAGGCCGCCTGA
- the fuca2 gene encoding plasma alpha-L-fucosidase isoform X1, with amino-acid sequence MYSSWCLNGLLSLQLSLLSSSQAVPAPSWDIIDSRPLPPWYDQAKFGIFIHWGVFSVPSFGSEWFWYYWQKEKLKPYVEFMEKNYPPGFTYADFAPMFSASFFNATEWAELLSASGAKYVVLTSKHHEGFTLWGSKYSWNWNAVDSGPHCDLVGELAHAVRNRTKLRFGLYHSLFEWFNPDFLEDAANVFTTNKFPTTKSLPELYEIVNKYQPEILWSDGDGDAPDTYWNSTGFLDWLYNHSPVGKTVVTNDRWGYGTICKHGGYYTCTDRYNPGHLLAHKWENCMSIDRKSWGYRRDAKLSDYLSIEELVKTLVETISCGGNLLMNIGSTHDGRILPIFEERLRQMGQWLQVNGEAVYSTKTWRVQNDTITPGVWYTAGVEKGVVYAIFLTWPKLGMLVLGAPRVTAGETKVTLIGYPERLQWEKFGEQGLLVLLPRVNINQLPCQWAWSLKLSEAA; translated from the exons ATGTACAGCAGCTGgtgcctgaatggcctcctctcgCTCCAGCTCTCACTGCTCTCCAGCTCTCAGGCCGTGCCAGCTCCGAGCTGGGACATCATTGACTCTCGGCCCCTGCCCCCCTGGTATGACCAAGCCAAGTTTGGCATCTTCATTCATTGGGGGGTTTTCTCAGTGCCCAGCTTCGGCAGTGAGTGGTTCTG gtACTATTGGCAGAAAGAGAAACTGAAACCCTATGTTGAGTTTATGGAGAAAAACTATCCTCCTGGATTTACTTATGCAGACTTTGCCCCCATGTTCTCAGCTTCTTTCTTCAATGCAACTGAATGGGCTGAACTACTGAGTGCTTCAGGGGCCAAGTATGTTGTTCTGACTTCTAAACACCATGAAG GCTTTACACTGTGGGGATCAAAGTACTCATGGAATTGGAATGCAGTTGACTCAGGTCCTCACTGTGATCTCGTTGGAGAGCTGGCCCATGCTGTCAGAAACCGGACAAAGCTGAGATTTGGCCTGTACCATTCTCTCTTTGAATGGTTTAACCCAGATTTCCTGGAAGATGCTGCCAATGTGTTCACGACCAACAAGTTCCCCACAACCAAGAGCTTACCAGAGCTGTACGAAATCGTGAACAAATACCAGCCAGAAATTCTCTGgtctgatggagatggagatgcaCCCGACACCTACTGGAACAGCACTGGTTTCCTGGATTGGCTCTATAACCACAG CCCAGTTGGGAAGACGGTTGTAACTAATGACCGCTGGGGATATGGCACAATCTGCAAGCATGGTGGCTACTACACCTGTACTGATCGGTATAACCCTGGCCACCTGCTGGCTCATAAGTGGGAGAATTGCATGAGCATAGACCGGAAATCCTGGGGATACAGAAGAGACGCCAAACTCAGTGATTATCTTTCAATAGAAGAACTGGTGAAG ACCCTGGTTGAGACCATCTCCTGTGGAGGAAATCTCTTGATGAATATTGGCTCCACTCATGATGGACGGATACTCCCTATCtttgaggagaggctgaggcaGATGGGGCAGTGGCTGCAAGTAAATGGCGAGGCAGTATACAGTACAAAGACCTGGAGAGTGCAGAATGATACCATCACTCCTGGAGTCTG GTACACAGCTGGAGTGGAGAAAGGGGTGGTTTATGCAATATTCCTCACCTGGCCAAAACTAGGAATGCTGGTCCTTGGAGCTCCTCGTGTTACAGCAGGAGAAACAAAG GTAACCCTCATTGGATACCCCGAGCGTCTGCAGTGGGAGAAGTTTGGAGAGCAGGGTCTGCTGGTGCTACTACCCAGAGTCAACATCAACCAACTGCCGTGTCAATGGGCCTGGAGTCTGAAACTCAGTGAGGCCGCCTGA